The sequence gtactatataaaaaaatcaaataacttAGTTGAATCAATtaggaaattgaaaaagatGTAGTAGAAAAACTTGATTATGTAAAGTTAATTGATACTTTTAAATCAAAAAATGCAAACTGAGTGATATTTAAGTGATGTTTTGATacattttataaaattattgtgtaaattacatattgattttttttaatgttataattgtgaatttgagtttatataatattttttaacttacaaaaaaaaaactcacatatatatagagatagatagagagagagagagagagagagagagagagagagtaaaagGCCCAATTTAAGATTTTTGCCTAAGACTTCCAAAACGTAGGACTGCCGCCTCCACTTCTAATAGTCATCCACTGACATTAGGAAGTTCAAACATATCATCTAATAAATAATGGCATTGATCCTATGTTTACTCTTTTCACATGTAATTTGTGTCAgcttaaatttttatttcatttggagTATATAAGcgattttgagagagagaagaattcTTGAATAATTACTTTTAACCATTTGAACTATAATTTccttcatatataatttttttttatttttttattggacCTTCATATGTAGTGATACTTTTGTCCACGTTTTGGGCCTCTCCTAAATTGCTTTTGAGTTGCGTTCACATGTATGTAACCCACAGGACTAATGCGAAAATCCCAAATGTAATACAAAATTGAAGGGTGTCAAATctcgttttattttatttgtcaGGTTCAACCTTTATtcccataaaaaaatattaaaacattttcattttcatttttttagtacaaacgAAAGTCTAAATTAGAAGGAGAGAGATTTCAAAAACACACAAATGATGTCATAAAAATTCCAACCTAAGATCTCTTATCTCAAATTAAGACACTTTTAAAATGCATATATTCATccacattttcatttttgccAAGGAATTGTGGATGAATATGCGCATGTTTTTTGTTGCCATCCGGCTACGCGGCTTGTAACTCCACCTGCTGATTGAGTACGTGGTATCCATGCAAGAATATAGAAACAAACGCGAGAAAATTCCAGGAAGTTGCCATGCCTactaatattatttatatccacgaccctttttttcttcacagagagaaagagagatagTCAAGAAACTGAAAGAGAGAGTCTCTAGCTATCATGGAAGAATCACAGAACAACATAGAGAATGGGATCATTAGTGATAATTATAAGGCATTATTAGACAATAATCACAAGGAGCAGTGGGCTAATAATATTAATGGATCAAGAACACCTCCACAAAACATGGCAGCCTCCATGGTCCGCAAGAAGTCCGACCCGATACTCGTTTCCAATGTTCGCTTCCAAATGCTCAGAAGTTTGCTCAACAATTTGCAAGAGGTGGTTCTTGGCACCAAGCTTGCTCTGCTCTTCCCTGCCATTCCCCTTGCAATTGCGGCTGATTTTTATCACTTTGGAAGAGTAAGTCTCAAGCAAACTATTTTGATATTCCCTTATTTttcttatgatttttttttttttttttgtgtttgtaaATTAATGAtcattttcattaatttgattGTTCTTGTGCAAAATGTAGCCTTGGATTTTCGCTTTGAGCTTGCTTGGACTCACCCCACTTGCTGAACGTGTCAGCTTCCTCACtgagtaaattttttttctcattaattattatttaccatatatatatagatgtgCAAACTTTTTCTAACATTGTTATTTCCTATTTTGtatgtacccaaaaaaaactcagACAAATTGCTTACTTCACTGGTCCAACAGGTAACAATCTCagttaattataaattaattagaatgtttaattatttataatgaCAATATTTTTGTGAAtaatgatgattttgatttaaatttaCAGTTGGAGGCCTTCTGAATGCAACATGTGGCAATGCAACGGAGATGATAATAGCATTATTTGCCCTTCGCCAAAACAAAATCGACGTGGTGAAGTACTCTCTGTTGGGTTCCATTCTCTCCAACCTCCTCCTTGTGCTTGGGACCTCTCTCCTTTGCGGGGGTTTGGCCAACCTGAAAAAGGAACAAAGATATGATAGAGTaagcaaaaattaattaattaaattataattaattaatttgctgtaattaaattttgtgcGGCTTGAATTGAAACAGAAACAGGCTGATGTGAATTCACTCCTGCTGCTGCTGGGGTTGCTTTGCCACATGCTGCCATTGTTGTTCAGATATGCGTCGGGGCTGAACAATCCCTTTGCCACCAACACTCTCCAGTTGTCTAGAATAAGCAGCATTTTTATGCTTATagcatatgttgcctacatcttcttccagtTGAAAACCCACCGCCAGTTCTTTGAATCACAAGAGGTAGTAGTGATCTTAGTAGCATGTTTAATCCATAatgtaaaaaacaaattaagtcTATATGAGTTAACAATAAAATCCATCATTATTAATATCCATTccttaaacaaaacaaaaaaaaaaaaaaaaagtatcgGTTGGACAGGGTGTACGCTTTCCTCTCACAATCATCTTGCCATGTGAATGGTGTTAGGTAAATGTAAGAGCGAGGGCGTATGAAGAGAATGAACTAATTTGCTCACCACCACATTATTTGTTATACTagaagaatttgatttttggaaTCCGTGCAGTGAATGCTAGTCATACCACATTTATATACCACATTGTATACCACCTCTGTAATAGAGGGGGACTCCACATCTATTAGAGAGGTAATATGCAAATGTGGTATGTCTAGCATTGCTCATAGACTAAATCAAACTCATTCAACGACACCACCATTTACTGGTGATGAGCAAATTAATCTATTTCACTCCAAAAATTATCAATCTTCCTCACTTGCATAATGTGACTTCCACAATATTATGGTCCTAACCCATATGAGAAaattagaattaaaattaagggAAGATTATGAAAGCATATTCCATGTATTTCCTCTGTTTCCATAGCTTTCACATACTAGcctatatgtaatatatatgaGTTCCTTCTGGAACAAGGCACCAGTCCATAGACCAATCTTTTTGGGACATAAAActagttttataaataatataaaagtcaCAATTTGTAAATATTGGCTAGTGATTAGCTTGTTTCAATGCCAATGAACAgggagatgaagatgaagaagaagaaaaaccagTGATAGGATTTTGGAGTGCATTCAGTTGGCTGGTTGGTATGACAATTATCATAGCTCTCTTGTCTGAGTATGTTGTGGGAACAATTGAGGTATACATTAGATAGGCCTGATCATTATACTAATTTTTGGTTAAAATTCCTTGATGGTGACTTTTGAAGCATAAATTATTGCATAAATTAGTACCTAATTATATACATTTTGCCTCAATTAGGCTGCATCAAATTCTTGGGGCATTTCTGTGACCTTCATCAGCATTATTTTGCTACCCATTGTGGGGAATGCTGCAGAACATGCTGGATCAATCATCTTTGCTCTCAAGAACAAGTTGGTATGTTACATCAACAAAAATCACTCTAATTTCCCTTTTAGATATTACATTGGTCTGAAATCTGATTGCCCTATCTCTGATTTGTATGCAGGACATATCTTTGGGTGTTGCTTTAGGTTCTGCATCTCAAATTTCCATGTTTGTGGTAAGATTTAAAGTATACCAAGTCACATAACAGAGAAAATATTTGCTTCAAATTCTCTTATAAGAAAACCCAAGTgcctatcttcttcttttttcaggTCCCTTTAAGTGTAATTGTTGCCTGGATAATGGGTGTCCAAATGGATCTTGATTTCAATCTCCTTGAAACTGGTTCTCTTGCTTTCACTATAATTATCACAGCCTTCACATTGCAGGTTTTCTCCTAATCCCCCCCCTTTGTTtcactttttgttcttttttttttttttttagctgAGAAAAATACCTTCTTCTGTTATTGTCCAGGATGGAACTTCACATTATCTGAAAGGGGTCATTCTTTTCCTGTGCTACATTATTATTGCTGCTTGCTTTTTTGTTGACAAAATTCCCATGAGTAAGTATCCACCCTCAATTTATAAAGGTACTAATTAAGAAGAACCAACATTAAGCTTGTGATTAATTATGTTATACTAATTAAGGACATTATGGATTTTGATGACAGATGAAACAACTGTGGGCACTTTGGGAACTGTACTTGAACCATCCTCAGGAGTCTTGGTTGCTTGATTAACTAGGCATCCCAAAATAAAAGTTGAGAACTGTTAAGCATCCATTTTGGTTAAGAGTTGAGATGGGGTGTGTTCTTCTCAAGAATCAAGGACTCTTGGAAATGAAAGGAAGTTCCCCCCTGAAAATGTTCGCTTCATTTTGGTTGAACTGGTGGCAAATTGGCAAGTGTTTTTATATTCAATATTTGACTTTTCTCCCTGTGACTAGAAAGCATGTATTTGATATTTAAGCAAATATGTGGGTGAAGCAGAGGGAAATGCAGCTATGTCTTCTTTTGGTGGCAATAATATCATGGAAATAAACTACTCTAGGTTGGAGTTCAACTTtgcttttttaaataaatgcTATGAAATGTCACATGTTTGACAAACTGTCATTATATAATTTACCATTGCAACATATGTCAGGAAATTATTCACATTACTTTTTTTTCGTTGGAATTTAGGAAGTGTGATGTGTGTTATTTTGATACCGCTTGTTGGTTTTAAATGCTGAAGAAGTACAATAGACAATAATTGAAATAAAGTAATTTTATTACATTGGAAGAGAATAATACATAACTTAATGTATGCTAATTGACCTCCTTCATAACTTATTGACTTATTGGCTATCACGCTTAATTTATATTAGTTTGGGCTATTTGGCCCTAGCTTGAGCTCGTCTTCAAGCTTCTTCCATAGGATAAGCTAGATAGCTAGTTGCAGTGGTTAACTCCCACCAACTTTAGTTGATTAGCTAGATAGCTAGCTAGTTTAGGTTGCTAGCTTACTAGCTTAGATTTGGGTAGCTTCTTTGCTCCCACATTGATTGGGAGTTATATTAGTTGACTCCACACAGAGCCGGCTCATGGACTGTGCGGGCTGTGCGACCACACAGGGCAATTGTTCCCTCGTTTTTTCTGTAGTTTAGTTAAGGTCGAATGTTGAAATCACagttcataaaaataaaaaaataaaaaaaggtttttttaGTACATCGATACGGGGAGGGGGAGTTTTCATTCGACGTTGTTGAAAGTTTCAAATCAGCCTCAACATCTCTCTTTTCACAGGGCCTCCAAAATCAATAGACCTGCTCTTCTGACTCCACATTGTTTGGGAGTTCTTTCTGTAAACTCCGCATTTCATTGTAGGTTGCATGCCTATTTATAGATGATTGTTTGCCGACTTAGCCTTGGTCTATCGACTTGGGCACTTTCTCCAAACCACATGTTCGTAGTCATGCTCTAGAGATTTCTTCCACCGCCACACTTTAGCCATTCACTAGTCACTTTTTCTAGAATATTATACcatattcattttgttttgccACCATGCAACTTTTTTATTGCGAGCTCTTGACTTTTCTAGAACTTTGTAGAACAAATGAGCAATAGTTTTTCAACATTTTCCCCCACTAATTTTGTGCATCTTTTAACGTTGCTACACTAAATATGTCATATTAAAATGAACGTATTTGTGAAAAGTCTAGTCTGGAGATCGCTTCCCCACAAAGGACTGCTATTTTATATGTCTTTATGTTTCCAAACTACCATTCTAACTGCATTTTATCGAAAATCACTTATTCCTAACAccaatcatttatttatttatttatttcttctgttttcaGATGGGGGCTTATCTCAAGGACTCAAGGTTAGGCCTTAAATCATCGATGTCAGAAAATGTGTTTAGAAAGTAGAAGTATAAAAGTATGGTAAATGTATTATGATCAATAATCAATGATTATttaaagaagagaaagcaTGAAAGTCGAACTCTTGTCGTGAGTGTGAAGCGTGTGAGTTCACTACCAAAATAAAGTCGTTAGCCCCACAATGATGGCCAAACTTAGATACCACAAAACCActcaatattatattttaaaactttaatGTAACCATAAAGCCAGCAATATAACGGCAAGGGTCACATTCTGCCGGCTGACTAGCCCATGTAATAGGCTTTGACGCCGCAATGAATTGGCATCTTGTAATGGATCTAACATAAGCCAAAAGATAAACAATATAAATAGCCATCAGCCATCAAAAGGAAGCCATTTAAATAAACATGTTGCTTATCTTCATTACAAACAACTAGCATGCCTCTTAttataattcaattattttctgtcGTAAAATGCAAGCTTGAAATTGTGCCAGAAACCCTCAAAAGCAGGGGATTTTATACTTCTAGTTGTTGATTTTAACCAAGCACTAGACCTTTTCAAAAACAGTGAGGTCAAAGTTCTACCCAAGAAAAGTTCTTGCATATAATAAGACTTCCAAACTCAAACTTGAGACAGAGCTTCCATTTCTGTGTTAATGGCAGCTGAAGAAACTAAAAGACCAGAGGCAGCTGGCATTGAACATGTTGCAGCCATTTTTGGTGTTACAGGGCTAGTTGGGAAGGTGCTGGCCAAAGAGCTAATCTCAAAATCCAAATGGAAGGTTTATGGTATAGCTCGAAATCCGATGATCATATCGAATCAGCAATGTTCAAATTTCCATTTCATCCAATGTGATTTGCTAAACCCTTTGGAAACCCAGCAAAGGCTCTCATTGTTACAAGATGTGACTCATGTGTTTTGGGTCACTTGGGCAAGCCAAAACCAGTTAGATAGCATTGAGTGTTGTGAGCAAAACAAGGCCATGATGTCCAATGTCTTGAATGCCATCGTCCCCATGGCCAAGGCATTGAAGCATGTTTCTCTTCAGACAGGGATGAAGCATTATGTGTCATTGCAGGGGCCCTTCGATGAAGCAGAAGCTCGGTACTACAATGAGAATGGCCCGAGAGTGAATGCAGGCTGCAATTTTTACTATGTGCTGGAAGACTTGCTCAAGGAGAGGCTGGATGGTAAGATAGCTTGGTCTGTACACAGGCCTGGTTTGTTAATTGGTAGTTCTTCTAGGACTTTGTACAACTTTATGGGTAGTTTATGTGTTTACGGAACCATTTGTAAGCATTTGAATCTTCCCTTTGTGTTTGGAGGGACAAAGAAGTGTTGGGAAGAGACCTGCATTGACGGCTCAGATGCAAGACTAGTAGCTGAACAACACATTTGGGCAGCCACCAATGATGATATAAATGTACAATCCACTGATGGCCAGTCATTCAATGCAATCAATGGTCCAAGTTTTACATGGAAGGAGATCTGGACAGCACTTGCAGAAAAGTTTGGACTAGAAGTAGTACCCGAAAATGCATTTTCGGAGGACTTCTGGTATTCGAAAGCAATGGCTGACAAGAAAGAAGTGTGGAAAGAAATTGTTGTAAAGGAAAGGCTGATGAAAACTGAGATGGAAGATTTGGCCAATTGGGCATTCTTGGATGTCTTGTTTCGTTGTCCGTTTAAGCTATTGGGAACCCGAAACAAAGTTGATCAGCTTGGTTTTACTGTAAGGTATAAAACACTGGATTCAATCTTGTATTGGATAGATTGtatgagagatgaaaaattaataccTTAAAAGCATATGCTTTTGATGCATTGTGGCTGAATGTGTGGAGCACCACAAACTTTTCCttcaagaaaaatgaaactgGTAGAAGGCTGTACCGATACATGTTCGTTTGTTGACTGCCTATTTCTTGTTTCCTTATTTTATGATCATACAGGTTGTTTTGGGGAAATTGAATAATACAGACGCGTTGTTTTCTTCATAAGTGTCTCCTCTTTTTACTCATCTTGTCTTTGGGGTATTTGGTCAGCCAAAACTTCGCCTAGTTCCATGCCCCAGCCTCACTTTGACTGCACAAGTAAAGGGGGCCTGCACTGGCCtaagttttatattttctacatgtcctttttaaaaaaaaaaaaatgacgtgtCTAACCCAGTGAAGTACATTGACTTGTAAAAAAGAGGTCTAAGTTTCAAACCTCCATGACATCTTAGTTGTGTATGTGAGAAATCTCATTTCCCTTTAGTTTAGACTATtgtttgtactaaaaaaataaaaataaaagatatagAATTTGAAGTATGTGTTCACCATAATTTTAGTATATTTGACACGTGTCCTATTTGTATAGGCTAAGGGGGTAGGCATCTCTCTGTCTTGACTTTTGCCTTTGTTTATACAGTTGACTAATCCAGGCTGTCTGTATAGAATACCTCCCTAAGATATGAAAATAAAGCAGAGCATATTCAATTGGCTTACATGCTTTTAGTATATTTGTCACATATCTTATTTGTGTGATGATTGCACATAAGAGCACTTCCATCCATTTGCCATGATAAAGCGCAAGAGCAAGGGCAAGACAAGAGTTGTTACTATTCAGGTGAATAGTATCAGCCCTTGCAAAGGCAAAGTGTGTTTCCACcaattgccatggcaaatggcaattattattcactttcaattacttttattttttatacataaatGATTAATTTTGATAGGGTTTAGAGTTTTGGTGTGAGAAGTAAAAAATATGGCtaggtattttaaaaaattttaaaaattctgaattttttggtttttttttcctttattttttccttcaaaatttcaattattttaattgaCTGCTGACGTCATTATGGGGGTCAGCATTACGTCACTGTCCAAGTAGCAGCATGGGCTGAATTTGCCTGTGGGCTTGCTCAGTTTGCTGGAACCCACTGTTTGCCGAGGCTGTTTTGACTACCTAGAATCGCAATTTGGGGCTCAGCCCCCTTTTTACCCAGGCCAGCCTCTAGcgctggaagtgctctaatTAGGCTACAACTTAGGTtaactctttttattttggtagATAGACATATAGACAACTGGTTTTATTTGTCGTTTTCATATAGTTGACTAACTCATGCCTCCAAACCCCTACTTATGTTTCAAAACTATGTAAGTTATCtctcaaacaaaaactctATACCTAGCCAATGGGGGTTGGTTGAGTTGGTAAGGAGTATTCTCTTTGCTAGTAAGGCCTAGATTTGATTTCAGCTGTCGACAATCCCTCTTGGTGctaatttataaaaaaccaaaaaaaggagTTAATGCCCCTAAACTCTTTCTGTAAGTCCTCAAGGAGGCCTTGATGGCCCTAGGATAAGATAGCCTCCCCTCCccctaaatatttttttattaataaatttatataaaataaaaataataaataatgaataaataaaaaacctatACCCGAAATGCTTAACCGTTAAACAAATGCGAGGCCACTTAAGCCATAAGCATAGCAGAAAATATAAGCAGATAATCCTTGAGAGATGAAGAACAAGACAGCAAATCAGTTATAtcgtctttttcttccttattAAACTATATGGAAAGCCAATGGATAACAGAATGTACAACTGACTGTAAATCTATACCATACTGCTAAAGTTCAATAGTTAGAGCTAAGGGGAAAACTGCAACTATCCTCGAGAATTCTAGTAATGAGAAGGGGAAAACTGTAATGTTTCTGACCAGCGCATgacattgttaaaaaaaaaattgaaaaaaaaaggtttttatTTCAGCAGATTGAAGAGCCTCCTCCGCCACTTGAGCTTTGATTTCTGCCAAAACTTTGACATGGACTTTAGTCTCTTTCTCGCGACATAGACGGACCGCTCTCTCAAGATTGTATGATGCGGGAAGGTCATGAAGTTGATATAAACCAAACCTCCGCTCATCTTTTCTGAAAGTTGAGCAGTTTGACTGAAAAGGCAAAGACACCAAAGAAAAGGATGCAAAAGCCAACAAGCACAGCTGCTGAAACTCCAATCATCCCAGGACCATAGCCAAGACTGACTTCCAAATACTCCTTCACAGTGCCCTGAAATGTACCTTCCATCTTGGTCTCCACATCACCAAGTTGCGAGGTGATAATACCTCGAAGTGTCCATGCAACAGGGCAGATGTAGTAAAACCAAATCCACCATCCTGGGATATGCTGAAATGAATTTTGTAGAAAAACCAAAGGTTAATTAACAagtgggaaaaagaaaaaataggttttctttttttaaacaaagGTACGAAATCAGACAACTTACTGGCTTTGGGACG comes from Prunus dulcis chromosome 6, ALMONDv2, whole genome shotgun sequence and encodes:
- the LOC117631852 gene encoding vacuolar cation/proton exchanger 3-like: MEESQNNIENGIISDNYKALLDNNHKEQWANNINGSRTPPQNMAASMVRKKSDPILVSNVRFQMLRSLLNNLQEVVLGTKLALLFPAIPLAIAADFYHFGRPWIFALSLLGLTPLAERVSFLTEQIAYFTGPTVGGLLNATCGNATEMIIALFALRQNKIDVVKYSLLGSILSNLLLVLGTSLLCGGLANLKKEQRYDRKQADVNSLLLLLGLLCHMLPLLFRYASGLNNPFATNTLQLSRISSIFMLIAYVAYIFFQLKTHRQFFESQEGDEDEEEEKPVIGFWSAFSWLVGMTIIIALLSEYVVGTIEAASNSWGISVTFISIILLPIVGNAAEHAGSIIFALKNKLDISLGVALGSASQISMFVVPLSVIVAWIMGVQMDLDFNLLETGSLAFTIIITAFTLQDGTSHYLKGVILFLCYIIIAACFFVDKIPMNETTVGTLGTVLEPSSGVLVA
- the LOC117632692 gene encoding (S)-8-oxocitronellyl enol synthase CYC2; amino-acid sequence: MAAEETKRPEAAGIEHVAAIFGVTGLVGKVLAKELISKSKWKVYGIARNPMIISNQQCSNFHFIQCDLLNPLETQQRLSLLQDVTHVFWVTWASQNQLDSIECCEQNKAMMSNVLNAIVPMAKALKHVSLQTGMKHYVSLQGPFDEAEARYYNENGPRVNAGCNFYYVLEDLLKERLDGKIAWSVHRPGLLIGSSSRTLYNFMGSLCVYGTICKHLNLPFVFGGTKKCWEETCIDGSDARLVAEQHIWAATNDDINVQSTDGQSFNAINGPSFTWKEIWTALAEKFGLEVVPENAFSEDFWYSKAMADKKEVWKEIVVKERLMKTEMEDLANWAFLDVLFRCPFKLLGTRNKVDQLGFTVRYKTLDSILYWIDCMRDEKLIP